In a genomic window of Enterobacter asburiae:
- a CDS encoding DMT family transporter, whose translation MNALLYGLVVIIWGTTWIAIFLQQGPVAAPVSIFWRFAVASATMMVVLLALRRLRKLALRDHLFCMLQGCCVFCFNFWCFYTAAAHINTGLESVIFSMAVLYNAINCFIFFGQRPPARFWTAAALGLVGIVTLFWDDLLASGWSVSLLTGIGLSALGTYGFSLGNMISMRHQRRGLETMTTNAWAMLYGTLVMGGIALCRGDSFTPEWTVTYMGALLYLALFGSVIAFGAYFTLVGRIGPGKAAYSTLLFPLVALSISTVYEGYVWHINGIVGLLLILGGNMVMFTKPETWFRRLRTA comes from the coding sequence ATGAACGCATTATTATACGGACTGGTGGTGATCATCTGGGGAACCACCTGGATTGCCATTTTCCTGCAGCAGGGTCCCGTGGCGGCCCCGGTGTCAATTTTCTGGCGCTTCGCGGTGGCCAGCGCCACAATGATGGTGGTGTTACTTGCCCTGCGCCGTCTGCGCAAGCTGGCCCTGCGGGATCACCTGTTCTGCATGCTTCAGGGATGCTGCGTCTTCTGCTTTAACTTCTGGTGCTTCTATACCGCGGCCGCGCACATCAACACCGGGCTGGAATCGGTGATCTTCTCCATGGCGGTGCTCTACAACGCCATTAACTGTTTTATTTTCTTCGGACAGCGCCCGCCCGCGCGTTTCTGGACGGCGGCGGCGCTGGGTCTTGTGGGGATCGTGACCCTTTTCTGGGACGACCTGCTGGCCAGCGGCTGGAGCGTATCGCTTCTGACGGGCATTGGCCTTTCCGCCCTCGGCACGTATGGGTTCTCGCTGGGCAATATGATCAGCATGCGCCATCAGCGCAGAGGTCTGGAAACCATGACCACCAACGCCTGGGCGATGCTTTACGGCACGCTGGTGATGGGCGGCATTGCGCTTTGCAGAGGCGACAGTTTTACCCCGGAATGGACGGTCACCTACATGGGCGCGCTGCTCTATCTGGCCCTGTTCGGCTCGGTGATAGCCTTTGGCGCCTACTTCACGCTGGTGGGACGTATCGGCCCCGGTAAAGCGGCTTACAGTACGCTGCTCTTCCCGCTGGTGGCGCTCTCCATCTCAACGGTGTATGAAGGCTACGTCTGGCACATTAACGGTATCGTCGGGTTACTGCTGATTCTGGGCGGGAATATGGTGATGTTCACAAAACCAGAGACCTGGTTCAGGCGCTTGCGGACAGCATAA
- a CDS encoding helix-turn-helix transcriptional regulator: MSHAYDTFETLRQQNAVLRETVSLNSGIQLAAWYNKRDTITVKSNHHTLSLYVADGYESYQKTPGGWKNGGGPDRFCLMPKESESTWDIRDDLSFVHLYCTDEHLRDVGEKIWDKRPLSLTLDERIFGSDPKITALYRQFLLGCDWQQQANQLTLSTASTLLLTHLLQNYANVQWKLPVVTGGLSPFVLRNVLAFIEENLGQPLTLAELAAQAALSEYHFARMFRQSTGLAPHQYVMQRRMEKAKNLVQHTSTPLTDIALACGFNSASHFSNRFRSVMGITPSQLRAASA, translated from the coding sequence ATGTCTCACGCTTACGATACCTTTGAAACGCTACGCCAGCAGAATGCGGTCCTGCGGGAAACCGTTTCTCTGAATTCCGGCATTCAGCTGGCGGCGTGGTACAACAAGCGCGATACGATAACGGTTAAGAGCAACCATCACACCCTCAGTCTGTACGTCGCCGACGGTTACGAGAGCTATCAAAAGACGCCGGGCGGCTGGAAGAACGGCGGGGGACCGGATCGTTTCTGTTTAATGCCGAAAGAGAGTGAATCGACGTGGGATATCCGCGACGACCTGTCTTTTGTCCATCTCTACTGCACCGACGAACACCTGCGCGATGTGGGCGAAAAAATCTGGGACAAGCGGCCGCTGTCGCTGACGCTGGACGAGCGCATTTTTGGCAGCGACCCGAAGATCACCGCGCTGTACCGCCAGTTTCTTCTCGGCTGCGACTGGCAGCAGCAGGCCAATCAGCTCACCCTGAGTACGGCCTCCACGCTGCTCTTGACCCACCTGCTGCAAAACTACGCTAACGTTCAGTGGAAGCTGCCGGTCGTTACCGGCGGGTTATCGCCGTTTGTTCTGCGCAACGTGCTGGCTTTCATTGAAGAAAACCTCGGGCAGCCCCTGACGCTGGCTGAGCTCGCGGCGCAGGCTGCCCTCAGCGAATACCATTTTGCCCGCATGTTCCGCCAGTCGACGGGGCTGGCGCCGCATCAGTACGTCATGCAAAGGCGCATGGAAAAAGCGAAAAACCTGGTACAGCATACCTCGACGCCGCTCACGGATATCGCGCTGGCCTGCGGGTTTAACTCCGCCAGCCACTTCAGTAACCGTTTCCGCAGCGTCATGGGCATCACGCCGTCTCAGCTACGCGCGGCGAGCGCGTGA